From the genome of Rhizobium sp. NXC24, one region includes:
- a CDS encoding GGDEF domain-containing protein — MLAFNMQTIDIEAITQKANSSLQEAWHLGCTGRSVEALTLASQIHADAKSRGDDRIAAQCDTDIAWYCLQIGKAELGITHVRRAVDFWKLNGEPIQEAYARAYLGWLFLELGLPEEAIEEATRALDLADRTEDLKVQSLATNVIGIIFWYNKQPDRAILMSERSVELARSIGDKTYECWWLINLGGAHSEGGYIAQARGEPEVGHQMLMRALELTEEALDISIEIGDSWAARICLGNEADYYSHLGEHDKALQCMVRYEAFQENSYVRDRQQYLYTLGQVHINCGNFVDARSLLLEALDLIGDGGSFDSYIQIYLYLSQAYEGLGQFDLALETHKKFHQAYLQNSAERTQQRARLAEIYYETKRLKEVAETESKRAETLEASYQKLQEETDILASAVYLDGLTGLYNRKYLDSRFKELASETRPYSIAMLDVDHFKSINDNFSHMIGDQVLSAIGTILRNQLRITDQAIRFGGEEFVVLLAGPPGGAADVCERLRSTIERWDWSQICNGLCVTVSIGVAGSLSANSPNEILEIADQNLYAAKKGGRNRVVS; from the coding sequence ATGTTGGCGTTCAATATGCAAACTATTGATATCGAGGCAATTACTCAAAAAGCAAATTCCAGCCTACAGGAAGCGTGGCATCTTGGATGTACGGGCCGCTCGGTTGAGGCACTTACACTTGCCAGCCAAATTCATGCCGATGCCAAGTCGCGGGGCGACGATCGCATTGCCGCCCAATGCGACACGGATATAGCCTGGTATTGTTTGCAGATTGGCAAGGCCGAACTCGGGATAACGCATGTCCGCAGGGCGGTAGACTTCTGGAAATTGAATGGGGAGCCCATCCAGGAAGCCTATGCCCGGGCGTATCTCGGATGGTTATTCCTGGAATTGGGCCTGCCGGAGGAAGCGATCGAAGAGGCTACCCGCGCGTTGGATTTGGCCGACAGGACTGAAGACCTAAAGGTGCAAAGCCTGGCCACCAACGTCATTGGAATTATCTTCTGGTACAACAAGCAGCCTGACCGGGCCATTCTGATGAGCGAGAGATCCGTCGAGCTCGCCAGATCGATCGGCGACAAGACCTATGAATGCTGGTGGCTTATCAATCTTGGCGGTGCCCATTCGGAAGGCGGATATATCGCGCAAGCGCGCGGCGAGCCGGAAGTGGGACACCAGATGCTGATGAGAGCGCTGGAGCTGACGGAAGAGGCGCTCGACATCTCAATCGAGATCGGGGATAGCTGGGCCGCTCGCATTTGTCTCGGCAACGAAGCGGACTACTACAGCCATCTGGGCGAGCATGACAAAGCGCTTCAGTGCATGGTCCGCTATGAGGCGTTTCAGGAGAACAGCTATGTTCGCGACAGGCAGCAATATCTCTACACTTTAGGCCAGGTCCATATCAATTGCGGGAACTTTGTAGACGCGCGATCGCTGTTGCTCGAGGCGCTGGATCTGATCGGCGACGGCGGCAGTTTCGATTCCTATATCCAGATCTATCTTTATCTGTCGCAGGCTTATGAAGGGCTGGGGCAGTTTGACCTGGCGCTGGAGACGCATAAGAAGTTCCACCAGGCATATTTGCAAAACAGCGCCGAGAGAACCCAGCAGCGTGCGCGTCTCGCCGAAATCTACTATGAAACCAAACGGCTTAAGGAAGTCGCGGAGACAGAGTCGAAGCGCGCCGAAACGCTGGAAGCCTCCTATCAGAAATTGCAGGAGGAAACTGATATCCTTGCCAGCGCCGTTTATCTGGATGGGCTGACTGGGCTCTATAACCGCAAATATCTCGACAGCCGCTTCAAGGAGCTAGCGTCCGAGACGCGCCCATATTCCATCGCGATGCTGGATGTAGACCACTTCAAGTCGATCAATGACAACTTTTCCCATATGATCGGGGACCAGGTGCTTAGCGCCATTGGAACCATATTGCGCAACCAGTTGCGGATCACCGATCAGGCGATCCGCTTTGGCGGCGAGGAGTTCGTTGTCCTGCTGGCGGGCCCTCCCGGAGGGGCGGCCGATGTCTGCGAGAGGCTGCGTTCGAC